A genomic stretch from Setaria italica strain Yugu1 chromosome VII, Setaria_italica_v2.0, whole genome shotgun sequence includes:
- the LOC101768872 gene encoding uncharacterized protein LOC101768872 — MAKQHLLLVVLVASILHATASSLETTSSASNSTVAAAASTVYDVLEQNNLPRGLLPQGVQSYVLHDGGALEVTLPGECNFFVSVAGKRFHFRYGSSVAGVIQSGSISRVSGVRVQAGFAWLGFNQVQRAGDQLNIQLEKSTQSFPVSAFAQSPRCS; from the coding sequence ATGGCCAAGCAGcatctcctcctcgtcgtcctcgtggCTTCCATCCTCCACGCTACTGCTTCCTCCCTAGAAACCACTTCTTCTGCCAGTAACTCGACagttgcggcggcggcctcgacaGTGTACGACGTCCTGGAGCAGAACAACTTGCCACGGGGCCTCCTTCCACAAGGCGTCCAGTCGTACGTGctccacgacggcggcgccctagAGGTTACGCTCCCCGGCGAGTGCAACTTCTTCGTCTCCGTCGCCGGCAAGCGGTTCCATTTTCGGTACGGCAGTAGTGTAGCCGGGGTCATCCAGTCCGGATCCATCAGCCGAGTGTCCGGCGTGAGAGTGCAGGCCGGATTCGCGTGGCTGGGGTTCAACCAGGTCCAACGCGCCGGGGATCAGCTCAACATCCAGCTTGAGAAGTCCACGCAGTCGTTCCCGGTTAGCGCCTTTGCGCAGAGCCCACGCTGCAGCTGA